One part of the Corynebacterium sp. CNCTC7651 genome encodes these proteins:
- a CDS encoding N-6 DNA methylase, whose translation MGAVYTPPALATWVAEMAKEHNSASEPRIYDPACGDGSLLRACAAIFGSDCVLLGSDLSDTAVARAKAFLDGERCEIRTGDSLLSNYDLAQKADICVMNPPWGASLPNLDELHEAGFKLAGGSHDSWETFMEWSFKMLRPGCLVIAILPGSLTQGQRRAVPNLLEKSAEIIAVADLGEGIFEDVYRTSYVVVFRTQKGKHLRETVNYHLNHLNRKAVRDGSQSLGEALKTKLAVPRPASLEQITASQIKWSDFLKVTRGVELGAKGRVERCLDCGLYRPATKSRQRCSRCGGSSLKPETIVCPQQQPGTVPLIVGRDVKRFNAEPANWLKIGLEGIRYKPTAQYEGPKLLIRKTGLGLNTAVDETSSFTNQVVFSYRPSLGVPDWWLYYFLGVLASDAMLAYHVSRTGDSEWRSHPYVTPASLRNYPLPVPGAHCGEKEASAVADVAKILNSLPHNAPRSAFLDELNHQVETLLGFRETERTWIQEVLSNTQNLSSFDRRSKR comes from the coding sequence ATGGGCGCGGTTTACACCCCTCCGGCACTTGCGACATGGGTAGCTGAGATGGCTAAAGAGCACAACTCGGCATCTGAACCAAGAATCTACGATCCTGCGTGTGGAGATGGCAGCTTGTTGCGTGCCTGCGCTGCAATCTTTGGGTCAGATTGCGTTCTGCTTGGCAGTGATCTGTCGGATACTGCAGTCGCTCGCGCGAAAGCGTTTCTCGACGGGGAACGCTGCGAAATCCGAACAGGGGACTCTTTACTCTCCAACTACGACCTTGCCCAAAAGGCCGATATTTGTGTAATGAACCCTCCTTGGGGCGCTTCCCTACCTAATCTCGATGAGTTGCACGAGGCTGGGTTTAAGTTAGCTGGTGGTTCTCACGACTCGTGGGAAACGTTTATGGAATGGTCTTTCAAGATGCTGCGCCCCGGTTGCCTTGTGATTGCAATACTTCCGGGTTCACTCACCCAAGGGCAACGGAGAGCGGTACCCAACTTGCTGGAGAAGTCTGCGGAAATTATTGCTGTCGCAGACCTCGGCGAAGGAATTTTCGAAGACGTTTACCGTACTTCATACGTAGTGGTCTTTCGTACTCAAAAAGGAAAGCACCTGCGCGAGACCGTTAACTACCACCTAAATCATCTCAACAGAAAGGCTGTTCGCGACGGATCACAGAGCCTTGGAGAAGCCTTAAAAACAAAGTTGGCTGTACCTCGACCAGCCAGTCTAGAACAGATAACGGCTTCTCAGATCAAATGGTCTGATTTCCTTAAGGTAACTCGCGGGGTTGAACTTGGTGCAAAGGGTAGAGTGGAGCGATGTCTCGATTGCGGGCTGTACAGGCCGGCAACGAAGTCGCGTCAGCGTTGCAGCCGTTGTGGCGGATCATCATTGAAGCCCGAAACGATAGTTTGCCCCCAGCAACAGCCGGGCACGGTGCCACTAATAGTTGGAAGAGATGTCAAACGCTTTAACGCCGAGCCTGCGAATTGGTTAAAAATCGGTTTGGAGGGAATACGCTACAAACCAACTGCACAATATGAGGGTCCCAAACTTCTGATCCGCAAAACAGGACTGGGACTCAACACTGCGGTAGACGAGACCTCTTCCTTTACCAACCAGGTTGTTTTTTCGTATCGACCAAGTCTTGGCGTGCCGGATTGGTGGCTTTACTACTTCTTAGGAGTTCTAGCATCCGACGCGATGCTCGCATACCATGTCTCCAGAACAGGAGACTCAGAGTGGCGCTCGCACCCATATGTGACTCCAGCCAGTCTAAGAAATTACCCTTTACCGGTTCCCGGAGCACATTGCGGGGAAAAAGAAGCTTCGGCTGTGGCTGACGTAGCTAAAATTCTGAATTCTCTTCCCCACAATGCACCTAGGAGCGCATTCCTCGATGAGCTGAACCATCAGGTGGAAACACTCTTAGGTTTTCGCGAAACCGAGAGGACTTGGATTCAGGAAGTGTTGTCAAATACTCAGAACTTAAGTTCCTTTGACAGACGATCTAAACGTTAA
- a CDS encoding AAA family ATPase, with translation MSPITVDRIFWRKVQAGDLFNSEKELLPGPKGQIHIDIAPSEAVERFLGVSVQSEAASYPIDVRTIGDPGHVDRIEFAQRPKRKGSVRWSFPRQNRGGSDCARPLAWTEKFGWPAFSDPPKDTSQARQALSDVGGVYIYVVRTVDGDYYAGMTTGNASHDGWPAELSPMFEASGKNSGCIQAGLSSIEMSPLAVRILENFKRSKNVLLYGPPGTGKSHAVSEVVRAVSQFNADLRALVLDPENVDSPFSYEGADMPIPEPARCEWVTFHPDYGYEDFVKGMRPTGNGLELVTVAGTLLDVALEVSSGEKMAGLVVVDEINRGNVPRILGDFITFMDEDYRRGGRNAITSPLAVARTPEGDLKTVRVSFKRELEVGENWQFPKEIYLLATMNSVDKSVAPIDSAIGRRFVRVDAFADFEFLAQHLKVDMSEVDELFGAAEDPVSEEPEVDADENLDQSETDSAELQRDVLEASPATWRPETAAVGLLVYLNSAILDLLDVDSTLGHSYFMNAWSWHDLARSWDTQIFPQIQDRFLGRPELIARVLRRDLATMPRDYPLRASDKPWIPDPARNLSQLTDDQVSRAFKLLIYGPQ, from the coding sequence GTGAGCCCAATTACTGTCGACAGGATCTTCTGGAGAAAAGTTCAGGCAGGAGACCTTTTCAATTCTGAGAAAGAATTATTGCCCGGACCGAAGGGGCAAATTCACATCGATATTGCCCCGAGTGAAGCTGTGGAGCGGTTCCTCGGGGTTTCAGTTCAATCCGAGGCTGCTAGCTACCCAATTGATGTAAGAACAATTGGAGATCCAGGACATGTGGATCGCATTGAGTTTGCACAACGTCCCAAAAGAAAAGGGAGTGTGAGATGGAGTTTCCCTCGTCAAAACCGGGGCGGCTCAGACTGTGCGAGACCCTTGGCTTGGACAGAAAAATTTGGGTGGCCCGCTTTTTCTGACCCGCCCAAAGACACCAGCCAGGCACGGCAGGCCCTGAGCGATGTTGGCGGAGTATATATTTATGTTGTCAGGACTGTGGATGGCGATTATTACGCTGGAATGACGACCGGAAATGCGAGCCACGACGGCTGGCCGGCTGAGCTTTCCCCCATGTTCGAGGCAAGTGGGAAAAACTCTGGCTGCATCCAAGCCGGCTTATCCTCGATTGAAATGAGCCCCTTGGCCGTACGCATACTGGAGAATTTCAAACGTTCGAAGAATGTTCTCTTGTACGGTCCGCCGGGAACTGGCAAATCTCATGCAGTATCGGAGGTAGTTCGCGCAGTTTCGCAGTTCAACGCGGACCTTAGAGCCTTAGTGCTTGATCCGGAGAATGTGGATAGCCCTTTCTCATACGAGGGGGCGGATATGCCGATTCCAGAACCAGCAAGGTGCGAGTGGGTAACCTTTCACCCCGATTACGGGTATGAGGATTTTGTGAAGGGGATGCGTCCGACCGGTAACGGACTCGAGCTTGTCACTGTTGCTGGCACGCTGTTGGATGTTGCGCTTGAAGTATCCAGTGGCGAGAAAATGGCAGGGCTCGTTGTAGTAGACGAGATTAACAGGGGCAACGTGCCTCGGATATTGGGCGACTTCATTACGTTTATGGACGAGGATTATCGGAGAGGAGGGCGCAATGCGATAACGTCGCCACTAGCTGTTGCGCGAACTCCTGAAGGGGATCTGAAAACCGTCAGAGTCAGTTTCAAGCGTGAACTCGAAGTCGGAGAGAATTGGCAGTTTCCAAAGGAGATCTACCTGCTCGCAACGATGAACTCTGTGGACAAGTCAGTGGCTCCGATCGATTCCGCTATCGGCAGGCGATTTGTTCGTGTGGATGCATTCGCTGACTTCGAATTTTTGGCACAGCACCTCAAGGTCGATATGTCAGAGGTCGATGAGCTTTTCGGCGCAGCGGAGGACCCTGTTTCCGAAGAACCTGAGGTCGATGCGGATGAGAATCTCGACCAATCAGAAACTGATTCAGCGGAGTTGCAAAGAGACGTTTTGGAAGCTTCTCCGGCAACTTGGCGACCTGAAACTGCTGCCGTCGGTCTACTTGTTTACTTGAACAGCGCGATTCTGGATCTCTTGGATGTGGATTCCACCCTTGGTCATTCTTATTTCATGAATGCTTGGTCATGGCATGATCTTGCCCGATCTTGGGATACTCAGATCTTTCCGCAAATACAGGACCGTTTTCTTGGGCGACCGGAGCTGATCGCACGTGTTCTCAGAAGAGATCTAGCCACAATGCCCCGGGATTACCCGCTTCGAGCAAGCGACAAGCCGTGGATCCCAGATCCGGCGCGGAATCTTTCTCAACTAACCGACGACCAAGTATCTCGAGCATTTAAACTTCTGATCTACGGTCCACAATGA
- a CDS encoding exonuclease domain-containing protein, producing the protein MALIDALRQYLDGNTVTVDKQHAPVVPQPARGRPAAYIPPLPRLMRDEFVAVDFETANRVGGASACQVAMVKVRGGDVVDQFCTYLRPPEEHIAFEFSHIHGIYRGDVEDAPSWFDIADDVVEFVGDAPVYAHNATFDAAVWRGLDRYFFTGTFPREFYCTARMARRLMPELPNHKLPTVTAYCAPGYQLEHHRADSDALACAHIVAQFQRSHALHPLLPPGT; encoded by the coding sequence ATGGCTTTAATCGATGCGCTGAGGCAGTATCTGGACGGCAACACGGTGACCGTCGATAAGCAGCATGCCCCGGTGGTCCCGCAACCCGCCCGCGGACGGCCGGCCGCCTATATCCCGCCGCTGCCCAGGCTCATGCGCGACGAGTTCGTGGCGGTTGATTTTGAGACCGCGAACCGCGTCGGCGGCGCCTCCGCGTGCCAAGTTGCCATGGTGAAGGTGCGCGGTGGGGACGTGGTTGACCAATTCTGCACGTATCTGCGCCCGCCGGAGGAGCATATTGCGTTTGAGTTCAGCCACATCCACGGCATCTACCGGGGCGATGTGGAGGATGCGCCGAGTTGGTTCGACATTGCGGATGATGTTGTGGAGTTTGTGGGGGACGCGCCCGTGTACGCGCACAACGCCACGTTTGATGCGGCAGTGTGGCGCGGGCTGGACCGCTACTTTTTCACCGGCACCTTCCCGCGGGAGTTCTATTGCACCGCCAGGATGGCGCGCCGCCTGATGCCGGAGCTGCCGAATCACAAGCTGCCCACTGTCACCGCGTATTGCGCGCCGGGCTACCAGCTGGAGCATCACCGGGCGGATTCGGACGCGTTGGCGTGCGCGCACATTGTGGCCCAGTTTCAGCGCAGCCATGCACTGCACCCGCTGCTGCCGCCGGGGACGTAG
- a CDS encoding resuscitation-promoting factor, giving the protein MSAATAKRLNPSGPSTTSRVAAGVVAGAVIVGGAGTALAAQKNVTIDVNGEATQIKTFSGNVEGALQAAGVQVGAQDLVYPAPGDALANGDTVTVRTAKPVAVVVDGVAQRLTSTAATVGDLMEEAGIHADAATDVDRTAPVTEGLSVDVTTPKVVAITDGGNTTFTTAPAKTVGALLSALGVAVDSDDRVNHPLDAPVTANMEIVIDRVEVKRSSEVVAVEVTPMYVEDPNLDAGAEEVREEGVQGESVIYYRTTYVNGKVETEETLREEEIRAPKPAVIARGTKQAAPAAPAAPSAPAVAGGSVWDAIAACESGGNWAINTGNGYYGGLQFSASTWAAYGGTQYAPTANLATREQQIAIAQRTQAAQGWGAWPACTSALGIR; this is encoded by the coding sequence ATGTCTGCCGCCACCGCTAAGCGTCTGAACCCGTCCGGCCCGTCCACCACCTCCCGCGTCGCCGCCGGCGTCGTTGCCGGCGCCGTGATTGTCGGCGGTGCCGGCACCGCGCTCGCCGCGCAGAAGAACGTCACCATCGACGTCAACGGCGAGGCCACCCAGATCAAGACCTTCTCCGGCAACGTTGAGGGCGCGCTGCAGGCCGCCGGCGTGCAGGTGGGTGCCCAGGATCTGGTTTACCCGGCTCCGGGCGACGCGCTGGCAAACGGCGATACCGTCACCGTCCGCACCGCAAAGCCAGTCGCCGTTGTGGTCGACGGCGTTGCGCAGCGCCTCACCTCCACCGCGGCAACCGTGGGCGACCTCATGGAGGAAGCCGGCATCCACGCGGATGCTGCCACCGACGTCGACCGCACCGCGCCGGTCACCGAGGGCCTGAGCGTGGACGTGACCACGCCCAAGGTGGTGGCTATAACCGACGGCGGCAACACCACCTTCACCACCGCCCCGGCCAAGACCGTTGGCGCGCTACTTTCCGCCCTGGGCGTGGCGGTGGATTCGGATGACCGCGTGAACCACCCGCTGGACGCGCCAGTCACCGCGAACATGGAGATTGTGATTGACCGCGTGGAGGTCAAGCGCTCCTCCGAGGTCGTGGCCGTGGAGGTCACCCCGATGTACGTCGAGGACCCGAACTTGGACGCCGGTGCCGAAGAGGTGCGCGAGGAAGGTGTCCAGGGCGAGAGCGTGATTTACTACCGCACCACCTACGTCAACGGGAAGGTGGAGACGGAGGAGACCCTGCGCGAGGAGGAGATCCGCGCGCCCAAGCCTGCCGTGATCGCCCGTGGCACCAAGCAGGCCGCACCCGCCGCGCCGGCCGCGCCGTCCGCACCGGCTGTGGCCGGCGGCTCCGTGTGGGACGCCATCGCGGCCTGCGAATCGGGCGGCAACTGGGCCATCAACACCGGCAACGGTTACTACGGCGGCCTGCAGTTCTCCGCCTCTACGTGGGCGGCGTACGGCGGCACCCAGTACGCGCCCACCGCTAACCTGGCAACGCGTGAGCAGCAAATTGCCATCGCGCAGCGCACCCAGGCCGCGCAGGGTTGGGGCGCGTGGCCGGCGTGCACGTCCGCGCTTGGCATCCGCTAG
- a CDS encoding DNA adenine methylase gives MGYRYIGNKTRLAEAIYAVMASRISEETFIADPMCGTGAMSATFRSHGHRVMASDLMTYSLHHARVRLLLGAPPPFKGLGKPYPEVLSELNSTEPVQGLFYMEYSPAGKPVSGAEPRLYFTAENAMRIDGILRRLEEWAPFLTRLENSLLRHDLILAVNQISNIAGTYGHYRSTFGKGALARLWLTPTTFCNGRVDHVVTKGPAELTLLGSGTECVYLDPPYKKRQYAANYHILETIAVGDRPTPAGASGLRNWWPQYSNFCSKTKIKDAFDTVFLSSEAPIFFISYSEDGLISDDQMRAILENHGRVERTEILNNRFKSNSAGKGGTVVEYLYSVNRG, from the coding sequence ATGGGATATCGCTATATAGGAAATAAAACCCGTTTAGCGGAAGCAATCTACGCTGTCATGGCTTCTCGGATCTCTGAGGAAACTTTCATAGCCGATCCAATGTGTGGCACAGGCGCGATGTCAGCTACGTTTCGTTCTCATGGTCACCGAGTCATGGCCTCAGATCTGATGACTTATTCTCTCCACCACGCACGGGTCCGACTCCTGCTAGGAGCACCGCCTCCCTTTAAAGGCCTAGGTAAGCCATACCCAGAGGTTCTTTCGGAACTCAACAGTACGGAGCCAGTCCAGGGTCTCTTTTACATGGAATACAGCCCAGCGGGTAAGCCAGTCTCTGGTGCCGAGCCGAGACTCTACTTCACTGCTGAGAATGCGATGCGGATTGATGGGATACTCCGTAGGCTCGAGGAGTGGGCGCCGTTTCTGACTCGTTTGGAAAACTCACTGCTCAGGCACGATTTAATTCTGGCGGTGAACCAAATTTCCAACATTGCGGGCACGTATGGGCACTATCGCTCGACGTTCGGCAAGGGGGCGCTAGCCAGACTATGGTTGACCCCGACGACGTTCTGCAATGGGCGCGTGGACCATGTGGTGACAAAAGGTCCTGCGGAACTTACTTTGCTGGGGTCCGGAACAGAGTGCGTCTATCTCGATCCCCCTTACAAAAAGCGGCAGTATGCAGCCAATTATCACATCCTCGAGACCATCGCTGTAGGTGATAGACCCACCCCGGCGGGTGCGAGTGGCCTACGAAATTGGTGGCCTCAATACTCGAATTTTTGTAGCAAAACAAAGATTAAAGATGCTTTCGACACTGTTTTCCTAAGTTCCGAGGCACCCATCTTCTTTATTTCCTACAGTGAAGATGGTCTTATCTCGGACGACCAGATGCGCGCGATCTTGGAGAACCACGGTCGAGTCGAACGAACTGAAATTTTGAATAACCGTTTTAAGTCGAATTCCGCAGGTAAAGGCGGAACGGTAGTTGAGTATTTGTACTCGGTCAATCGTGGCTAG
- a CDS encoding TatD family hydrolase — protein sequence MSKKSRPTPVPAERVDGLVDAHTHLASCKARTCEDVDAIVARAADAGVARICTVGDGLAEAELALAAAHCNERVYAACAIHPTRALELDDATRARLTEMAGDPRCVAVGETGIDTYWLQHDAEGTAPLEVQEEAFRWHIHLAVASGKALMIHNREGDAEIMRILADAPRPEHVILHCFSSPLDVAREALDRGYVLSFAGNVTFKRNEELREAAALAPAGQYLIETDAPYMTPEPFRGARNEPAFIGHTAKVIAEARGMEVADVAREVGETFSQVYGV from the coding sequence ATGAGCAAAAAGTCGCGCCCCACGCCCGTGCCCGCTGAACGCGTCGACGGATTGGTCGATGCCCACACGCACCTGGCCTCCTGCAAGGCCCGCACATGCGAGGATGTGGACGCCATTGTCGCGCGCGCGGCGGATGCGGGAGTGGCGCGGATCTGCACCGTCGGCGACGGCTTGGCGGAGGCGGAACTCGCGCTCGCCGCCGCGCACTGCAACGAGCGGGTCTACGCGGCGTGCGCTATCCACCCCACGCGGGCGCTCGAGCTTGACGACGCCACCCGCGCGCGCCTTACCGAGATGGCGGGCGACCCGCGTTGCGTGGCGGTGGGGGAAACCGGCATCGACACCTACTGGCTGCAGCACGACGCGGAAGGCACCGCACCGCTGGAGGTGCAGGAGGAGGCGTTCCGGTGGCACATCCATCTGGCTGTTGCATCCGGCAAGGCGCTGATGATTCACAACCGTGAGGGGGACGCAGAGATCATGCGCATCCTCGCCGACGCGCCGCGCCCGGAGCACGTGATTTTGCACTGCTTCTCCTCCCCGCTGGACGTCGCGCGCGAGGCGCTGGACCGGGGCTACGTGCTCAGCTTCGCCGGCAACGTGACGTTCAAGCGCAACGAGGAGCTGCGTGAGGCGGCGGCTCTGGCTCCCGCTGGGCAGTACCTCATTGAGACGGATGCTCCGTACATGACGCCGGAGCCGTTCCGCGGTGCGCGCAACGAGCCGGCGTTCATCGGGCACACGGCGAAGGTCATCGCCGAAGCCCGCGGTATGGAAGTGGCCGATGTTGCTCGTGAGGTAGGAGAGACATTTTCGCAGGTCTACGGCGTGTGA
- a CDS encoding McrC family protein: protein MKANLGLNRLPLEVQRLDNQMVLWARDIAGFFSIGDVQIEVLPKFLQSANYGEDRWKDAFFGILSCVGVLPTWWENGNGDDGGSLPEIAATIVVSSLELSERLGDPRGYIERSERLPFLRGSIDVERSWERVTHPGLLPTRFQEFSTDIPPNRLLKWALNMLRNEVRNSQLLHRMDYQIGRLARVAGQNLPSDLERIWVAPQFKHVEPGLSVAAMLYRQQLASLDARENGIGTDLIWATAPLFEDFTFFLFELALAEMGGEVGKKSYALGDVFVESREAGFESFSSTPDLVVDLNGQKMVFDAKYKNLGSSPKNSDVYQVVAGAKLLDAKRVGLVYPGTDHEAKVARWKLRIPGIPDTLETYSYNLAMMGSADGLETLKRQLIRWLNDNAASHD, encoded by the coding sequence TTGAAGGCTAATCTAGGCCTGAATCGGTTGCCCCTCGAAGTCCAAAGACTTGATAACCAGATGGTCTTATGGGCTAGAGATATCGCTGGCTTTTTCTCGATTGGGGATGTTCAGATCGAAGTCCTCCCGAAATTCCTTCAATCAGCAAACTATGGTGAAGACCGATGGAAAGATGCATTTTTTGGCATTCTCTCCTGTGTCGGAGTGTTGCCAACTTGGTGGGAGAATGGAAATGGTGACGACGGTGGCTCTCTGCCTGAGATTGCGGCCACGATCGTAGTCTCTTCCCTCGAATTGTCGGAGCGTTTAGGAGACCCGAGAGGTTACATCGAGCGCTCAGAGCGACTGCCGTTCCTACGGGGGAGTATCGATGTTGAGCGTTCATGGGAACGCGTGACACACCCAGGGCTACTGCCCACGAGGTTTCAAGAGTTCTCGACCGACATTCCTCCGAATCGACTACTCAAATGGGCGCTAAACATGCTCCGGAACGAAGTTCGAAACTCGCAGCTTCTTCATCGTATGGACTACCAAATCGGGCGCCTAGCCAGAGTGGCTGGTCAGAATCTTCCCTCTGACTTAGAAAGAATCTGGGTTGCTCCCCAGTTTAAACACGTTGAGCCAGGTCTCAGTGTCGCGGCAATGTTGTACCGCCAACAACTGGCGAGCTTGGACGCTCGCGAGAATGGCATTGGAACTGACCTGATCTGGGCGACCGCACCTTTGTTTGAGGATTTCACTTTTTTTCTTTTCGAATTGGCGTTAGCTGAGATGGGGGGCGAAGTGGGGAAAAAGTCATACGCACTTGGCGACGTCTTCGTCGAAAGTCGTGAAGCCGGGTTTGAATCATTCAGCTCCACTCCCGATCTAGTTGTAGATCTGAACGGGCAGAAGATGGTTTTTGACGCCAAATACAAAAACCTCGGATCTAGTCCTAAGAACTCTGACGTTTACCAGGTTGTCGCGGGAGCAAAATTACTGGATGCGAAGCGGGTAGGCCTCGTTTATCCAGGAACCGATCACGAGGCGAAAGTGGCTCGATGGAAACTGAGAATTCCCGGAATTCCTGACACTTTAGAAACCTATTCTTACAATCTCGCGATGATGGGAAGTGCTGATGGACTAGAGACTTTGAAGAGGCAATTAATACGGTGGCTAAACGATAATGCAGCTAGCCACGATTGA
- the rsmA gene encoding 16S rRNA (adenine(1518)-N(6)/adenine(1519)-N(6))-dimethyltransferase RsmA has product MSEWSGRVWSDSHLLGPVEIRELATELDVTPTKKLGQNFVHDPNTVRRIVAAAELSPEDIVVEVGPGLGSLTLGLIDTAQQVIALEIDPRLAGRLAATVETRAPQYAERLTVINMDALKVARADLGVEPTALVANLPYNVSVPVLLHLLAEFPSIRRVLVMVQKEVADRLAAQPGSKIYGVPSVKAAFYGDVSRAGTIGKNVFWPAPNIESGLVRIDVTDQRDRSLRNAVFPLVDAAFAQRRKTLRSTLASVYGSPAAAEEALRAAGIDPGLRGEALTVDDFVRLGEQRA; this is encoded by the coding sequence TTGAGTGAATGGTCGGGGAGGGTGTGGAGTGATTCGCACCTCCTGGGTCCAGTTGAGATCCGCGAGCTGGCTACGGAGCTAGATGTCACGCCGACGAAGAAGCTCGGCCAGAACTTTGTCCACGACCCGAACACGGTGCGGCGCATCGTCGCCGCGGCCGAGTTGTCTCCGGAAGACATCGTGGTCGAGGTCGGCCCGGGCCTAGGGTCCCTCACCCTCGGCCTGATCGATACCGCGCAGCAGGTCATTGCCCTGGAGATTGACCCGCGGCTGGCCGGCCGGCTGGCCGCGACCGTCGAGACGCGTGCCCCGCAGTACGCCGAGCGGCTGACCGTGATCAACATGGACGCGCTGAAGGTCGCGCGCGCTGATCTTGGTGTAGAGCCCACGGCCCTGGTGGCTAACTTGCCGTACAACGTCTCCGTGCCGGTGCTGCTGCACTTGCTGGCGGAGTTTCCCTCTATCCGTCGCGTGCTGGTGATGGTGCAGAAGGAAGTCGCGGACCGCCTCGCCGCCCAGCCGGGTTCCAAGATTTACGGCGTGCCCAGCGTCAAGGCCGCGTTCTACGGCGACGTGTCGCGCGCCGGCACCATTGGAAAGAATGTGTTCTGGCCGGCGCCGAACATTGAATCGGGGCTTGTGCGTATCGACGTCACCGATCAGCGCGATCGCTCCCTGCGAAACGCGGTCTTCCCCTTGGTGGATGCCGCGTTTGCCCAGCGGCGCAAGACGCTGCGCTCCACGTTGGCTAGTGTGTACGGCTCGCCCGCCGCCGCAGAGGAGGCACTGCGCGCCGCCGGGATTGATCCGGGCCTGCGCGGCGAGGCGCTGACGGTGGATGACTTCGTGCGGCTGGGTGAGCAGCGTGCCTAG
- a CDS encoding 4-(cytidine 5'-diphospho)-2-C-methyl-D-erythritol kinase, with protein sequence MPRTVFAASAPAKVNLHLGVGEERADGYHDLVTVFQAVDQRDQVRLIVEDGGASESSVVARMATELLLNVQLDEDLDTPANLAWRAVDAAVDAFRSDHPGAALPPVRIEVAKSIFVAGGMAGGSADAAAALVAANAYLEHFGGASLADDQLLALARQLGADVPFALMGGNALGTGRGDDLVAMLGRGEYWWLFINPGTTISTGKAFGLLDDMRHNNPALVPHLDTTRVAQALTSGDAKQLGAALHNDLQPAALAMRPRIKQIIDLAAAEGGYALVSGSGPTIAVLCEDREHAQRASETIREQLEEAMDLLMASGPADGARLEGER encoded by the coding sequence GTGCCTAGGACCGTGTTTGCTGCCAGCGCGCCGGCGAAGGTGAACCTGCACCTTGGTGTCGGGGAGGAGCGCGCGGACGGGTACCACGACCTAGTTACCGTCTTTCAGGCCGTGGACCAGCGCGACCAGGTCAGGTTGATCGTCGAAGACGGTGGAGCGAGCGAAAGCAGTGTGGTCGCACGCATGGCGACCGAGCTGCTGCTGAACGTGCAGTTGGATGAGGATTTGGACACCCCGGCCAACCTTGCGTGGCGCGCGGTGGACGCTGCCGTTGATGCGTTCCGGTCCGACCACCCCGGTGCGGCTCTTCCGCCGGTCCGCATCGAGGTGGCCAAGTCTATCTTCGTCGCCGGCGGCATGGCGGGCGGCTCCGCAGACGCCGCCGCGGCGCTGGTGGCGGCGAATGCGTACCTTGAGCACTTCGGTGGGGCTTCGCTTGCCGACGATCAACTTCTCGCCCTTGCCAGACAGCTCGGCGCCGATGTGCCCTTCGCGCTCATGGGAGGCAACGCGCTTGGCACCGGTCGCGGCGACGATCTTGTTGCGATGCTGGGCCGCGGGGAATACTGGTGGTTGTTCATCAACCCAGGCACCACCATCAGCACCGGCAAGGCGTTCGGCTTGCTGGACGATATGCGCCACAACAACCCCGCGCTTGTCCCGCACCTGGACACCACCAGGGTTGCGCAGGCGCTCACGTCGGGAGACGCGAAGCAGCTCGGGGCCGCGCTGCACAATGATCTGCAGCCGGCCGCGTTAGCAATGCGCCCGCGGATCAAGCAGATCATCGACCTCGCGGCGGCGGAGGGGGGATACGCCCTGGTTTCCGGCTCGGGCCCGACCATCGCGGTGCTCTGCGAAGACCGCGAGCACGCCCAGCGCGCCTCCGAGACGATCCGGGAGCAGCTCGAAGAGGCCATGGACCTCCTCATGGCATCGGGCCCGGCCGATGGGGCACGACTTGAAGGGGAACGCTAG